TTTTGCAGGTCAACGACTGCATGAAATGGTTCTGAAAGATCCCGTAGAGATTAATGACCTTTTGCACCTTGTGAGCTCTCCATTTCGTACTACCTAGACTGaaatttatgcatgattttcaaTTCCTTGAGAAGAATTTTAACCAGTACATTGTGATAACCTCCATTAATCAGTGATTTGTTTGTAATTCTGGATGTCTATGCTCTTCTATCTTCCtgctttcctttttccttcctGTAAATTCCGAGTTAAACAAGGGATTTGATCCATGTGTTACTTGTTGGCTATATAATTCATATACGTGATTACATAATAGAATTAGCTTGGTCTATTTTCTGTCCCTCAGATTGCACAATCAAAGCTAGCTCTTGTTGCGACGGCGAAGGCAACTCCTGTTCTTAGTGCGTTGACGTCATTGGAAAAGGAAACCAGTGGCTTAATAATTATTGGACCAGAAGGCGGTTAGTATATGTTTATTGCGGTTCAATTTCACCTTTTTGTTTCGCCAAATGTCTAGAAATGATGGGAAGTTCAACTGATAAGATAATAAATTGAGGTTGGCTGTGAGCCTGAGGTGAATTCTCCCTCTCATCATCAGGGTAAAATGACACTGTTAACCATGTGTGCTTGCCTATTAATTGCTGTGTTTTTTTGGAGGAAATGAATATATATAcctatttttttctcaactcGAACTGACGCTAGTTTATGTTGCCATGGGGTTCTCCAGATTTCACCGAGAAAGAAACAAGTATGATGATGGAAGCAGGTGCTACAGCTGTTAGTCTTGGACCTCATCGTCTTCGGGTTGAAACTGCCACGATATCACTTTTGGCAACTGTGATGTTATGGTCTGACTCGCTGCAAACTTCGGTCAGTTGATTCCTCAGTGTAGGTTGGTCAGGCATGATTATGTTTTAGAAacagaatatatattttgttttatttgtcttttagattaatttatGGCAACAGATATAAAGCTGTAAAGATTTTGTAGAACTTTTCCTTCTCTATTTGAGAGAATTCACTGTGGCTATCTCTATTCATAAATCCATTTGAAGACAAATAGGGTAATTCTGCGCAAATGTATTTTCTATAATGGATAACACGTGAATTTATTAGTGATTTGACTTGGGGTATAATTAGATCATTTCTCTTCCCACCTTCTGAAATGTCatgttttaattatatctaaagaTTTTTATCCCATTCTCTCTCGAtttctcattattattattgccCTTTTGATCATCAAGCTAttatttaaacttgaatttAAATGTCCTATTTGGTATTCCGGATCAATACCGCACCTCATTTCTGCATCATAGGgcataacattttatattaaactaataagattttttatgaataaaaaacaaattagttaatttattagGATAGTgatttttcttaacaaaaagACATGAAATACTTTTACAAAGAATTGTATACATTGTTATTATCTTCGTCTAAACtctaaataattactttttattcaaaaaatcacgacagactaaaataaaatcatcGAAGCCTCTCAAAGCCCTCTTTAAAGTGTGTTCCAAAATATAAACAGTCACACAAACTTATTCTAAAAAAGTCtaaattcctaaaaaaaaagctgaaaaactataatatatttatcgtatttcttctaaaaataatacaaacacATAAATCAATACAACtcttaaatacattattaatattaacttttagttaattaatatataaaacttatcAAATacgtttttaaataaaatcatcctactctaataaatataaatattaaaaaattttaaaaccataaaataaaaaacattattaataatcGTATGCTTCTTAAGTTTattctcaaacaaaaaaaaaataataatagaagtaaaaataattgtaacttAAAATATCTTATGATTTGTCGAATTAGGCATAAGATTTTCACATGACCGCATgatatttttctattgtttttttaatcagTTAGTCCCTACAAAAGCTAGTCCACAATCTGCCTCATCTCATTATCCATTTGGATAACTCTTAGATTCTTGGTTGCTTAACAAGAGACATTgaagacaaacaaaaatatcCAATGAGTTCAATTGGGCAAAGCATATTGATGGCACTAACCGTTACACTAAACAAGTATGCTTCATCTAATTTGCAAGCAGTTCATAGAACACAAGGAAAAGGAGCACACACATCCACACCAACCTTAAGCACCAAAttggaattgggaagaagaGGCCTTGTCTTATCCACTCTAATTGCCACCACCCAAATACCTGACTCTAGGACTCAGCTTCTTCAAAGTACACTTTTCTCTTTACTCTTCTTCTGTTATCACAACTTTTATTGCTCTTGCTAACATCATAATTTTGTGATGAAATTATCACCAGAATATCAGAAGAAATCAGAGGAAAACAAGGAGAAAAATGACAAAGAGGTAAACATATCACTAGCTGAGTTCCCCCACTCATGCATTTGTCTTTTAGTGTACAATAGATGAATAAAGTgtgtgtttaattttgtttcacatTGTGTGCAGAGGCTGGATAGTTATTACAAGCGAAATTACAAGGATTACTTCGAACTGATGGAAGGAACACTGAAGAGAAGGGATGGGAATGTTTCAGATACAGAAAAGGGTATCCTTGATTGGCTTCAAAAAAACAAGTGAAAggttttcttgttttacttttcaatGGTTGCTCAGATGACATGGAATTTGCTTTTGTAGACCGTAGCTCTACCTATGGAATTGTACACTAGAGATCCACATAGGAACCCTGTACATTGTGATTTACTGTGTCCTTGAAATCCTCTGAGTACAACCTTTTCAGGTGATTGaattaattagtttactttGACATTGGTTGGCATCACATTCTTCATTGTCTCCCACAATTCCAGCTTTGTGGGATTTCtttttgatttggttttatctTGTGGGGTATTTGGATATGCTGGCAATTTTGTTCTGAACAGGAGACCCAATTGTCTGTGGCATAATAAGATAAGCATTTCACTGCATTGCCATTACTTGTTCAAAGCACAAGAAATATTATTGGCAGGCCAAGGCCTTAAAGTCTTCCCTCATAAAGAAGTCTGTGACTAAACTACGGAATGATTTGTTAGGTGGTCAAACATTACTTTTAGGTTCACCAATCCAAATTCCACATGCATTCTATGCTCACAAATTCTAGTTAAAGccagatttatttttaaaactcttgTCATGAACTTTGCTTCTAGCCGGCTTCACCTGTACAAAGGGTACCTTTCTTCAATGTTTTGCCTGTACTAacactgtgaaagatcaaatttcaaatttcatcatCAGTCAAAATAGTTATCCAATGGAACAAGTTGGTTAGCTGATCTTGTCCTCAAGGTGTATGTGAGAGTCCTTTGTCCTACTTGTGAAGGCCACCAGATTGAACAGTGGAAATTTAGTACCAGTTACCAAAATAAGAGTCTACAATTCACCTTTACTTTCAAACCATGAAATAGAACTATGCAGTGATGTAGTTAGTATTTGCAGTGTGTATGTAATTCAAGTCACGGGAGAAAGAAACTAATACaggaagaagacaaaaaaaaaaaaaaaatctgtgaTTTAGCTTAGTTTTATGGGATACATAATTGAATGCTGTTAGTGTTTTATAAAtcaaaaatttaattgcatattacaTAGAAATTTGAGAAATCAGGTATAGTTTCAGACCATACAATAAATTATCATGTCCTTGGCACAGAGCTTTCAATCCTCAAGAGTACAGACATTGTCCTGAGAAATGGAAACATCCAAACTAAATTGGCCATCATCACATAAATAAGGGATGAGACAATAAACTTGTTGGAAGCAACGAAGCACCCTCCTTACCCTCTTCCAATGACAGAGGGGTTTGCTTTGGGCGGTGGTTGGAAGAACACAAATGTTTCCCCCCACAACCTTTTTCATTCTTATCCGTTTATATCGAAAtatcttcactttttttttaatcattttatctcTCTCTACAATTTCATTTCTCCTGCATGTTTATCTTTTCATCATCAACACTATCATTGTCAAACTTCAAAAAATTACTCTGTTATTTagtagttattatttaaaactgGATAGGTTAATCAGTCATATCAGTAGTGTGTGAGccaaatttgaatattttgtggGATGAGATTATAATTTTGTGATCCTAGATTGTGTTGGTATCTTGTTTAGCTTTGTTGAAGCTTTTTGGATTCATGCAAGATATTTTGGccctttattttaataaactaattagGAATAAGTAAAGGAATAAAAAGTGAAAGGCAGAATTGTGGATGACATAAAGTCCCATGACAGTTTCCAAGCAGACAGAGTTGGAGGGAACAAGACCACACAAACCAACatcaaatatcatattttaaaagatgaTCCTTCCAAGGGAAAATAAAGTtgacaaattaaacaaaatggGGCATGTTACTTTGGGTCAGGAAGATCACAGGCAGGATCTCCAGAGCTTGAAAGATATTTTGAGATAGACATGCCAAATATTCCAACAACACTCTTAAAATCCCTGTctctttttcatcattttttaatCATGGCTACAATAATTACCAATATAAAGATCTGCTTAATCAAATGTAAATGAAAACTGATCCTACCTAACTCACAAAAGTATCATGTAACCTGAATCTGAACGATCTGTGAGACCACCTTTTGTATATAAAGTCGGCAGCAATTAAACTCGTTTTGCTTCATTACTTAACAAATGCTTTATCCGTTTGAATTATCAATAGCATGTCTTGGTCTCTTCCTCACGAGTgaaaagtttcttttttgtttgtttctgaAGCATGAGATTACTGAGTTCATATtaacattttgtattttaaattaaagattattgcTCTCCTGGTTCACCATGAAGCGAATTTAGATATAATATCTGTTCCTCTTAATAACGCAAaatattgcatttttaattgaatatttgaaccaattgaatgttgttttgttaGTGCTGCATTTATATTGAGCGTCAGGCTTCATGGAAACAAAACACACATGGGAACAGCCTGCCTTGCAAATGTAATCATCATTCATTCACaacaaaataagatttataaagctaaaaagcaaacaaaaaataaatcaaacatgTCTTTTCATGTTGTTTCCCACTACATTAACGGctacaaaaggaaaaaataagagaaaggtACAGGGTCCCTTTCAACACCGCGATTCTCCATCCATTGCAGAGACAGCCATTAGCAGAACcgacatacatatatatatatatatatatatatattcacctTATTCCCATCCTTTTCCCTCCATACCATCTGTCAAACAAAGAATGCATATTAAAAAGATCTCAATCAAAAGCAAAAATTAGAAATCTGTTTTCTTCATGTacacaaaagaagaaattaactTACTTGTTGCCTTCAACTTCATTTTCTGATTGTAAGAAACCGAAGTGTTCTTCTTGGAATGACGATCTTCCCTGAAAGAATATGAATGGTTGTAGTCTTTTGAAGAAGTGTAAAATGGtgaaatgaaaagaagagaGCAAAGTGAAGTACCATAAAATAAGTTGCAGAAAAACCTTGTGAATAATCAACCACACTCCCTACAGATGTTTGTTGGTTGGCCCTTGCAACATTGTCCTGGAAATTTGTTCAAGAATGAGGAGTGAGAAAACACATTGAAGGGAGGAAATAACATGCAAGGTCAAAAGACGGAGCATACAGTGGAAAAGT
This genomic interval from Vigna radiata var. radiata cultivar VC1973A chromosome 8, Vradiata_ver6, whole genome shotgun sequence contains the following:
- the LOC106771282 gene encoding uncharacterized protein LOC106771282, whose product is MSSIGQSILMALTVTLNKYASSNLQAVHRTQGKGAHTSTPTLSTKLELGRRGLVLSTLIATTQIPDSRTQLLQKYQKKSEENKEKNDKERLDSYYKRNYKDYFELMEGTLKRRDGNVSDTEKGILDWLQKNK